A region of Thermococcus argininiproducens DNA encodes the following proteins:
- a CDS encoding aldehyde ferredoxin oxidoreductase family protein, whose amino-acid sequence MYAYTGKLLDVDLTREKITTVEIEEEILRKFYGGRGLGVYLLWKELGDKWEKIDPLGEENLLLILTGPLTGYYPGIKTSVVSKSPESNGVIGSVLSSEVGLELKTSDYDGIIIRGRAKTPVYLFVHNDNVEIRDATKYWGMGGVELHKSLLKEVHEEIRKKETLRGIPKEPAMMYISKGGENKIRFAAIMTKLMHAAGYGGYGAVMGSKKLKAIIVKGSKALPEVHDKEKMKSMIQEFWKELFTMTTFREWGTGAGGYSVGHDRSSEPMKNWQEEYHDNEEISVVNFENRTWIKKYWADYGCPVNCMKISYLRYGPYKGSITDAPDYELMAYMGTNLGIFEPEKIVYLSYLVDEVGLDGINAGNTLGFAAELYQRGILTKEDLGFELNWGDEKAFAKLLQLIVNRKGIGDILAEGTYRAALKISEMKEVDALQYAVHVKGVGVGAHGVRSDLDYTRDISYAVSVQGGDHTSTAGLPAKSYEGEMVNAFYDSAVVCMFVTRPGFERILEFGNVLTGFNITPEQWFNEIGLRIIHLQRILLLLGGPDVYWDPRRDDDNPPRFYEPLPNGPAKGKTLNKEEIMNKVKQYYAEIGYDENGIPKEDVLEKLGLSEAKREIKRIKRRLNI is encoded by the coding sequence CTCTTGGAGAAGAAAACCTACTACTAATTCTTACTGGACCTCTAACAGGATATTATCCCGGAATTAAAACCTCAGTTGTTTCAAAATCTCCCGAAAGTAATGGAGTTATTGGAAGTGTATTAAGTAGTGAAGTAGGACTTGAACTCAAAACATCAGACTATGATGGAATAATTATAAGAGGAAGAGCCAAAACTCCAGTTTATCTCTTTGTTCACAATGACAACGTGGAGATAAGGGATGCAACCAAATACTGGGGAATGGGAGGAGTGGAACTTCACAAGAGTCTACTTAAAGAAGTTCATGAAGAAATCCGAAAGAAGGAAACGCTAAGAGGCATACCAAAAGAACCTGCAATGATGTATATCAGCAAGGGAGGTGAAAATAAGATCCGCTTTGCAGCAATAATGACCAAGCTCATGCATGCAGCAGGTTATGGGGGTTATGGAGCAGTAATGGGAAGTAAGAAGTTAAAAGCAATAATTGTAAAAGGCAGTAAAGCCCTACCTGAAGTTCACGATAAAGAGAAGATGAAATCTATGATCCAAGAATTCTGGAAAGAACTCTTCACGATGACAACTTTTAGAGAATGGGGAACTGGAGCTGGAGGTTACAGTGTTGGTCATGACCGCTCAAGTGAACCCATGAAAAACTGGCAGGAAGAATACCATGACAATGAGGAAATAAGTGTAGTGAATTTTGAAAATAGGACTTGGATTAAGAAATACTGGGCCGACTATGGTTGCCCAGTGAATTGTATGAAAATTTCTTATCTCCGCTATGGGCCCTATAAAGGTTCAATCACCGATGCTCCAGACTACGAGCTTATGGCATATATGGGAACAAACCTTGGAATATTTGAGCCAGAAAAAATAGTTTATCTTTCCTACTTAGTAGATGAAGTGGGTTTAGATGGGATAAATGCGGGAAATACTCTTGGATTTGCAGCAGAACTTTACCAAAGAGGAATTCTTACAAAGGAAGATCTTGGGTTTGAACTCAATTGGGGAGACGAAAAGGCTTTTGCAAAGCTTTTACAGTTGATAGTAAACAGAAAAGGAATAGGAGATATATTGGCAGAAGGGACTTATAGGGCCGCTTTAAAGATTAGCGAAATGAAAGAGGTAGATGCACTACAATATGCAGTTCATGTAAAAGGTGTTGGAGTTGGAGCTCATGGAGTAAGAAGTGACCTGGATTACACAAGAGATATAAGTTACGCAGTTTCTGTCCAAGGTGGCGATCACACTTCTACTGCAGGTCTTCCAGCAAAGAGTTATGAAGGAGAGATGGTGAATGCCTTCTACGATTCGGCTGTTGTATGTATGTTCGTCACAAGACCTGGATTTGAAAGAATTTTAGAATTTGGAAATGTCCTAACAGGTTTTAACATAACCCCAGAACAATGGTTCAATGAAATCGGTCTAAGGATAATTCATCTCCAAAGAATTCTACTACTCCTGGGAGGCCCAGATGTTTATTGGGATCCAAGAAGAGATGACGATAATCCTCCAAGGTTCTATGAACCTCTTCCAAATGGCCCAGCGAAAGGGAAAACACTGAACAAGGAAGAGATCATGAACAAAGTAAAACAATACTATGCTGAGATAGGGTATGACGAAAATGGCATTCCTAAAGAAGATGTTCTTGAGAAACTAGGATTAAGCGAGGCAAAGAGAGAAATAAAGCGCATTAAAAGACGTTTAAATATCTAA
- a CDS encoding OsmC family protein, producing MVEYKDMTIKVVGKRISPTKMMVKAGEFEIMIDKVGGESPSPLDYTLASLAGCINIVGTLVAKDMGINIEDIEIEAEGVFNPGKLYGKGTQRAGYKEIKVKVKVKSDANEETLEEWLKQVEERCPISDNLATPTPTKVEFEKF from the coding sequence ATGGTCGAATATAAAGACATGACAATTAAAGTTGTTGGAAAGAGAATTTCTCCAACCAAAATGATGGTGAAAGCTGGAGAATTCGAAATAATGATAGACAAGGTGGGGGGAGAGTCCCCAAGTCCCCTAGATTATACTCTAGCATCCCTTGCAGGATGCATTAATATAGTTGGAACCCTTGTAGCTAAGGACATGGGGATAAACATAGAAGATATAGAAATTGAGGCTGAAGGAGTATTTAATCCTGGAAAGCTTTATGGAAAAGGTACTCAACGAGCAGGATATAAGGAAATTAAAGTAAAAGTCAAGGTAAAAAGTGACGCTAATGAAGAAACTCTTGAGGAGTGGCTTAAACAAGTTGAAGAGCGTTGCCCTATAAGTGATAATCTTGCAACCCCAACTCCTACAAAAGTTGAATTTGAAAAGTTCTGA
- a CDS encoding MoaD/ThiS family protein has protein sequence MKIKVKLYGELALKYKPEIEIEVRENALVNDVLTVLKISENEHHLLINEKKVSKDYPLQEGDILKILPVVYGG, from the coding sequence ATGAAGATAAAAGTTAAACTCTATGGAGAACTTGCTTTAAAGTATAAACCCGAGATAGAAATAGAGGTTAGAGAGAATGCTCTTGTTAATGATGTTCTTACGGTATTAAAAATTAGTGAAAATGAACATCATCTACTCATAAACGAAAAGAAAGTTTCGAAAGATTATCCTTTACAAGAGGGGGACATTTTGAAGATTCTCCCTGTGGTATATGGAGGTTAA
- a CDS encoding glycoside hydrolase, producing MYQKFGYHFHAYQPGDIIYIHDGSGWDPIKYSERLSPVSLRIREIEVKSRNWTRTVIKAYEYTSDTLGSLKSGCASVDFEPFTLYMILRYKPRIYGEIVELLLNKVEAVPTTPFHPIMPHLSIFEQEILAKVSFDFYEPFIKNKDVVGYWLPENVITRETAKIVAESTIKDIVFLLDERQFVGLNFPQAKFSCNTYKCNEKVAYVFGRDHQLSDAFAFNTLDINGLVRGVVEGRIDVFKENAKIPYLVYLASDLEALLANPQQLDRFLNWVTKLEERNVETINTVEFVRKKKNGQFKCLEGECSEHFRINVKDYSSWSDYYDLSIDGRTGDIRWLGMRREDGKVIYRFYKKQKVSQLWKYAFTKLFRELNRSIRFGVIDMIHKYLPEASIEEIKEFLIRYSRIFFREHYEYFEMDTTVEYVIEPLKDLDPTLALKLGRIYYLMLLANHSDPRFWENLDTRVTFENVAAISKALIELMKVYIDENMHERANYILLEYMKLLAFAQLYYDYELFKMPGLEGWETSEKAWFDSLKSEVPNCNYNVITRAALYVGREDLPKDIRNALEALYDMKKAVADTGHISGEMHGDWENKEWCEHRAKV from the coding sequence ATGTACCAAAAGTTTGGTTATCATTTTCATGCATACCAACCAGGAGATATTATCTATATCCATGATGGCTCTGGATGGGATCCAATAAAGTATTCAGAGCGATTAAGCCCAGTTTCTTTAAGAATAAGAGAAATAGAAGTAAAGTCCAGAAACTGGACACGAACAGTTATTAAGGCCTACGAATACACAAGTGACACTCTGGGTTCTTTAAAATCTGGATGTGCAAGTGTCGACTTTGAACCCTTTACACTCTATATGATTCTACGATATAAACCAAGGATTTACGGAGAGATAGTTGAACTGCTCCTAAACAAGGTAGAAGCAGTACCAACAACTCCTTTTCATCCAATAATGCCACACTTAAGTATCTTTGAGCAGGAAATACTGGCAAAAGTTTCTTTTGACTTTTATGAACCATTTATTAAGAATAAAGATGTCGTAGGTTATTGGCTTCCAGAAAACGTCATAACAAGAGAAACTGCCAAAATTGTTGCTGAATCTACTATCAAAGATATCGTATTCTTGCTTGACGAAAGGCAGTTTGTAGGATTAAACTTTCCTCAGGCCAAGTTTTCCTGTAACACATATAAATGCAATGAGAAAGTGGCATATGTCTTTGGAAGAGACCATCAATTAAGTGATGCATTTGCTTTTAATACACTTGATATCAACGGTCTAGTTAGAGGAGTTGTTGAAGGAAGGATAGACGTCTTCAAGGAGAATGCAAAAATTCCATACTTGGTTTACCTGGCAAGCGATCTTGAGGCCCTTCTTGCCAATCCACAACAGTTGGATAGATTTCTTAATTGGGTTACGAAGCTTGAAGAAAGGAATGTCGAAACAATAAACACAGTAGAATTTGTCAGGAAGAAGAAAAATGGGCAATTCAAGTGTTTAGAAGGAGAGTGCAGTGAGCACTTTAGAATAAATGTAAAAGATTATTCAAGCTGGAGTGATTATTACGACTTAAGTATAGATGGGAGAACAGGAGATATAAGATGGCTAGGTATGAGAAGAGAAGACGGCAAGGTTATTTATAGGTTCTACAAAAAACAAAAAGTATCCCAACTCTGGAAATATGCATTCACAAAGCTATTTAGAGAACTCAATAGAAGTATACGCTTCGGTGTAATTGACATGATTCACAAATATCTTCCTGAGGCCAGTATAGAGGAAATAAAAGAGTTCTTGATAAGGTATTCGAGGATATTCTTCAGAGAACATTATGAATACTTTGAAATGGACACTACTGTGGAGTATGTCATAGAACCTCTAAAAGATCTTGATCCGACTCTTGCCCTAAAGCTCGGAAGAATATATTACCTAATGCTCCTTGCAAATCACTCGGATCCAAGATTTTGGGAAAACTTAGATACAAGAGTCACTTTTGAAAACGTGGCTGCAATAAGTAAAGCTCTCATAGAACTCATGAAGGTCTACATCGATGAGAACATGCACGAAAGAGCAAATTACATTCTTCTAGAGTATATGAAACTTCTGGCATTCGCACAGCTTTATTATGATTATGAACTTTTCAAAATGCCCGGTCTAGAGGGTTGGGAAACTAGTGAAAAAGCATGGTTTGACAGCCTTAAGAGCGAAGTTCCAAACTGTAATTACAATGTGATTACACGAGCTGCTCTATATGTTGGAAGGGAAGACCTTCCCAAAGACATAAGAAATGCTTTGGAGGCGCTCTATGATATGAAAAAGGCTGTTGCTGATACAGGCCATATTTCCGGAGAAATGCATGGAGATTGGGAAAACAAGGAATGGTGTGAGCATAGAGCAAAAGTTTAA
- the cca gene encoding CCA tRNA nucleotidyltransferase has translation MELLKEVLSMIKPSEEEKKVVSAVTEAVFQIAKEEIDNYNLDIVPYLVGSIAKNTYLSGDHDIDLFLAFPSNTPLEELKKTGLELAKAIGGKLDTYEIAYAEHPYVKATYKGFEVDLVPCYNVENWKEVRTAVDRSILHTKWIIEHLNGKNDEVRLLKRFLKGINVYGSEVYVRGFSGYLTELLIIKYGSFMKLIEDIEFLGKSKIVDLGGWIRKEPEIAYKTIERESESPLIVIDPVDPRRNVASALSWEKFGVFYFKAREFREDPRLEFFFPPEKKTGNYRRLLREKGTNLVTILFQKPDLVDDILLPQLEKSARGLEKVLKKKGFDVVDINWGYMEKAFIMLEVDKVHRPKMSLKIGPEFLTESGAEFYKKNKKVWIRGKRLYSEKEVTENIVDVIKELFIKNQVALGRTIKKEITNSDILVNFVPPKLEKEAYLFLSKEKWNVKG, from the coding sequence ATGGAGTTACTGAAAGAAGTTTTGAGTATGATAAAACCCTCTGAGGAAGAGAAGAAGGTAGTTAGTGCTGTAACTGAGGCAGTTTTTCAAATCGCGAAAGAGGAAATTGATAACTACAACCTTGACATAGTCCCATATCTTGTGGGGTCAATCGCAAAAAATACTTACCTTTCAGGGGATCATGACATTGATCTTTTCTTGGCATTCCCCTCTAATACTCCCCTCGAAGAGTTGAAAAAAACAGGGCTGGAGCTTGCTAAGGCAATTGGAGGGAAACTTGATACTTATGAAATCGCCTACGCAGAACATCCCTATGTAAAGGCCACTTATAAAGGATTTGAAGTTGATTTGGTACCATGTTATAATGTTGAGAACTGGAAAGAAGTTAGAACAGCAGTTGACAGATCTATTCTACATACAAAGTGGATAATTGAGCATTTGAATGGAAAAAATGATGAGGTGAGACTCCTTAAGAGATTTCTTAAAGGAATAAATGTTTATGGGAGTGAAGTGTATGTTAGAGGGTTCTCAGGGTATCTAACAGAACTCCTGATTATTAAGTACGGTTCATTTATGAAGTTGATTGAAGATATTGAATTTCTAGGAAAAAGCAAAATAGTTGACCTCGGGGGGTGGATTAGAAAGGAGCCTGAAATAGCATACAAAACTATAGAAAGAGAGAGTGAGAGTCCCCTTATAGTTATAGATCCTGTGGATCCCAGAAGGAATGTGGCATCAGCCTTGAGTTGGGAAAAATTTGGGGTATTTTACTTTAAGGCTAGAGAATTTAGAGAGGATCCGAGGCTTGAATTCTTCTTCCCTCCAGAGAAAAAAACTGGTAATTATAGACGTCTGCTTAGAGAAAAAGGAACAAACTTGGTGACTATTCTTTTCCAAAAGCCAGATCTTGTTGATGATATTTTGTTGCCTCAACTAGAGAAAAGTGCAAGAGGACTTGAAAAGGTATTAAAAAAGAAAGGATTTGATGTTGTTGATATTAACTGGGGCTACATGGAGAAAGCATTTATAATGCTCGAGGTTGATAAAGTTCACAGACCTAAGATGTCTCTAAAGATAGGCCCGGAGTTTCTTACTGAAAGTGGAGCTGAATTCTATAAAAAGAATAAAAAAGTATGGATAAGAGGGAAAAGACTCTATTCTGAAAAAGAGGTCACTGAAAACATTGTGGATGTTATTAAAGAACTTTTTATAAAAAATCAGGTTGCTTTAGGAAGGACCATTAAAAAGGAGATAACTAACAGTGATATTCTTGTTAATTTTGTTCCCCCTAAGCTCGAAAAAGAGGCATATCTCTTTTTAAGTAAAGAAAAGTGGAATGTAAAAGGTTAA
- the thpR gene encoding RNA 2',3'-cyclic phosphodiesterase — MRAFIAIEINDEVRQKLVEVQERIEKTKAAKIKFVEPENLHLTLKFLGEITEEQAEDIKRILGSIAKEHPKHEVNVKGIGVFPSYNYVRVIWAGIEGDEIIKKIAQKIDNALFNLGFKREKNFVSHVTIGRVKFVKDKVELMLVLKELAAQEFGRFNVEAIELKKSTLTPKGPIYETLARFELQD, encoded by the coding sequence ATGAGGGCTTTTATAGCCATTGAGATAAATGATGAAGTCAGACAAAAGTTAGTTGAGGTTCAAGAAAGGATAGAAAAAACTAAGGCTGCAAAAATTAAGTTCGTTGAGCCAGAAAACCTCCATCTTACTTTAAAATTCTTAGGAGAAATAACAGAGGAACAAGCAGAAGATATTAAAAGGATTCTTGGATCCATTGCAAAGGAACATCCAAAACATGAGGTTAATGTAAAAGGGATAGGGGTCTTTCCTAGTTACAATTATGTACGAGTTATCTGGGCAGGGATTGAGGGAGATGAAATTATAAAAAAGATTGCTCAGAAAATAGACAATGCTCTTTTTAACCTTGGATTTAAAAGAGAGAAAAATTTTGTCTCTCACGTTACAATAGGAAGAGTAAAATTTGTAAAAGACAAAGTAGAGCTTATGCTAGTCTTAAAAGAGCTTGCTGCTCAGGAATTTGGTCGTTTTAATGTTGAGGCAATAGAACTTAAAAAGAGTACTTTAACCCCTAAAGGCCCAATATATGAAACTCTTGCAAGATTTGAGCTTCAAGATTAG
- a CDS encoding phosphoribosyltransferase translates to MDKVYLTWWQVDRAIFSLADVLRDYKPDVIIGIARGGLIPAVRLSHILGEVELKVIDVKFYKGIDERAERPTITIPIHGDIEGKKVIIVDDVSDTGKTLQVVIEEVKKRGAKDIKIACLAMKPWTSVVPDFYVFRTDKWIVFPWEEFPVVARE, encoded by the coding sequence ATGGATAAAGTTTATCTCACATGGTGGCAAGTTGATAGAGCTATATTCTCACTGGCTGATGTTCTACGGGATTATAAACCAGATGTTATTATAGGAATAGCGAGAGGTGGATTGATCCCTGCAGTAAGACTTAGCCATATCCTAGGGGAAGTGGAGCTCAAAGTAATTGACGTGAAATTCTATAAGGGGATCGATGAAAGAGCTGAAAGACCTACAATAACAATCCCTATTCATGGGGATATAGAAGGGAAAAAAGTAATAATAGTGGATGATGTTAGCGATACAGGAAAAACGCTTCAAGTAGTCATTGAGGAAGTTAAAAAGAGAGGGGCAAAGGACATTAAGATAGCGTGTTTGGCCATGAAGCCATGGACTTCAGTTGTACCGGACTTTTATGTGTTTAGGACAGATAAATGGATTGTGTTTCCCTGGGAGGAATTCCCGGTGGTGGCTAGGGAATGA
- a CDS encoding adenosylcobalamin-dependent ribonucleoside-diphosphate reductase, with translation MVVEKVMKRDGRIVPFDESRIRWAIQRAMWEVGVRDDELLDRIVKDVIDRINELYDGEVPHIENIQDIVELELMRNGLFEVAKAYILYRKKKAEIREEKRKILNKEKLDEIDKRFSINALRVLTSRYLIRNEEGKVIESPKELFERVATLAAIPDLLYDERVFSKEGGYAQDLKKVEYYLQNFEEFAGVYSIGRFRLNKYHFERMINLYKELAEKGKMKVSIDEFLGMLEHGEFEKYEEVVEEYFNLMVNQVFMPNTPALINSGRPLGMLSACFVVPIEDDMESIMKAAHDVAIIQKMGGGTGINFSKLRPEGDLVGTTTGAASGPVSFMHLIDAVSDVIKQGGVRRGANMGILEVWHPDIEKFIHAKEQNVGTNVLSNFNISVGLWRDFWEALKEGKKYPLINPRTGKKVKEIDPKSLFEELAYMAWAKADPGVVFFDVINKRNVLEPAKGEKIRATNPCGEEPLYDYESCNLASINLAKFVKYDDEGKPYFDWNEYANVIMKVAKYLDNAIDVNKFPLPEIDYHTKLTRRIGVGMMGLADALFKLGIPYNSKEGYDFMRKATEYLTFYAYRYSVEAAKQRGPFPLYKLSKYPEGELPIEGYYHKEIWNLPWDDLVKEIKEYGVRNAMVTTCPPTGSVSMIADTSSGIEPIFALVYKKSVTVGEFYYVDPVFEAELKKRGLYTDELLQRISDNYGSVQGLEEIPEDMQRVFVTAMDIHWLDHLLAQASIQLWLTDSASKTINMPNDATVEDVKAAYLLAHALGCKGVTVYRDGSLSVQVYSVEGEKKKRVPAKPSEYAKRILKEIVESESWLKKFVNVEAIIDGTNGKGLPIFSLNNHKGTLNPTKSEIDERKIKELLGIAYCPVCYEHGGEVVELRMESGCSTCPKCGWSKCVIS, from the coding sequence ATGGTAGTTGAAAAAGTGATGAAAAGGGATGGTAGAATAGTGCCTTTCGATGAGAGCCGTATAAGATGGGCTATACAAAGGGCAATGTGGGAAGTTGGAGTAAGAGATGACGAACTCCTTGATAGAATTGTTAAGGATGTTATTGATAGAATTAATGAACTTTATGATGGAGAAGTCCCACATATTGAGAATATTCAAGATATAGTAGAACTTGAGTTAATGCGCAATGGTCTTTTTGAGGTTGCTAAGGCTTATATACTCTACAGAAAGAAAAAAGCTGAAATAAGAGAAGAGAAGAGAAAAATTCTTAACAAGGAAAAACTAGATGAAATAGACAAACGTTTTTCAATAAATGCCCTTAGAGTTTTGACTAGTAGGTATCTGATAAGAAATGAGGAAGGTAAGGTAATAGAAAGTCCAAAAGAGCTTTTTGAGAGAGTTGCAACTTTAGCTGCAATTCCTGATCTTCTCTATGATGAGAGAGTTTTTTCAAAGGAGGGTGGTTATGCACAGGATCTAAAGAAAGTTGAGTATTACCTTCAAAACTTTGAGGAGTTTGCAGGAGTATACAGCATAGGCAGATTCAGGCTCAATAAGTATCACTTTGAAAGAATGATAAACTTATACAAGGAACTTGCAGAGAAAGGTAAAATGAAAGTAAGCATTGATGAATTTTTGGGAATGCTGGAGCATGGAGAGTTTGAAAAGTATGAAGAAGTTGTTGAAGAGTACTTTAACCTAATGGTCAACCAAGTGTTTATGCCCAATACTCCCGCTCTTATAAACTCTGGCAGACCTCTAGGAATGTTATCTGCTTGTTTTGTTGTACCGATAGAGGATGATATGGAGAGTATAATGAAAGCAGCCCATGATGTAGCAATAATACAAAAAATGGGTGGGGGAACCGGGATTAATTTTTCGAAACTAAGGCCAGAGGGAGATTTAGTTGGAACAACAACTGGTGCAGCGTCAGGTCCTGTATCCTTTATGCACCTTATAGATGCGGTTAGTGATGTTATAAAGCAGGGTGGTGTTAGAAGAGGCGCGAACATGGGTATTTTAGAAGTCTGGCATCCAGATATCGAGAAATTCATACATGCAAAAGAACAAAATGTGGGGACAAATGTATTGAGTAACTTTAACATTAGTGTTGGTTTGTGGAGAGACTTTTGGGAAGCCCTTAAGGAGGGTAAGAAATATCCTCTAATTAATCCCCGTACTGGAAAGAAAGTGAAAGAGATTGATCCTAAGAGTCTCTTTGAGGAATTGGCATATATGGCTTGGGCAAAGGCAGATCCGGGAGTTGTATTCTTTGATGTAATAAATAAAAGAAACGTTTTAGAGCCTGCAAAAGGAGAAAAAATCCGTGCAACTAACCCTTGCGGGGAAGAGCCCCTCTATGACTACGAATCATGTAATTTAGCCTCCATAAACCTTGCAAAATTTGTAAAATACGATGATGAAGGAAAACCATACTTTGACTGGAATGAATATGCTAATGTTATAATGAAAGTGGCCAAGTATCTTGACAATGCTATAGACGTAAATAAATTCCCGTTACCAGAGATAGACTATCACACCAAGCTCACAAGAAGAATAGGCGTTGGAATGATGGGTTTAGCTGATGCACTCTTTAAACTTGGCATTCCATACAACAGTAAGGAAGGGTATGACTTTATGCGTAAAGCTACAGAGTACCTAACTTTCTATGCTTATAGATACAGTGTGGAAGCAGCAAAACAAAGAGGGCCGTTTCCACTCTATAAACTGAGTAAATATCCAGAGGGTGAGTTACCAATTGAGGGATATTATCACAAAGAAATATGGAATCTCCCATGGGACGATCTCGTTAAAGAAATCAAAGAGTACGGCGTGAGAAATGCCATGGTGACTACATGTCCACCAACCGGCAGTGTTAGCATGATAGCTGATACATCTAGTGGAATTGAGCCAATATTCGCCTTGGTTTACAAGAAGAGTGTAACAGTTGGAGAGTTTTACTATGTAGATCCAGTTTTTGAGGCTGAACTCAAAAAGCGGGGACTTTATACTGATGAGCTATTACAGAGGATAAGTGATAATTACGGAAGCGTGCAGGGGCTTGAAGAAATCCCGGAGGATATGCAGAGGGTATTTGTAACAGCCATGGATATCCACTGGCTTGATCATCTTCTTGCTCAGGCCAGTATTCAGCTTTGGCTTACTGATAGTGCAAGTAAAACAATAAACATGCCAAATGACGCAACTGTTGAAGACGTCAAGGCTGCTTATCTCTTGGCTCACGCACTTGGGTGTAAAGGAGTTACAGTATATAGAGATGGAAGCTTAAGTGTTCAGGTTTATAGTGTGGAGGGAGAAAAGAAGAAAAGAGTCCCAGCAAAACCAAGTGAGTATGCAAAGAGGATACTCAAAGAAATTGTTGAAAGTGAGTCTTGGCTCAAAAAGTTCGTAAATGTTGAGGCGATAATCGATGGTACAAATGGAAAGGGTCTCCCCATTTTTTCCCTAAACAATCACAAAGGAACTTTGAACCCTACAAAAAGTGAGATAGATGAGAGAAAAATAAAAGAACTCCTTGGAATAGCTTATTGCCCTGTCTGCTATGAGCATGGAGGGGAAGTTGTAGAACTTAGGATGGAAAGTGGATGCTCTACTTGTCCTAAATGTGGTTGGAGTAAATGTGTTATCTCTTAG
- a CDS encoding ferritin family protein, whose amino-acid sequence MKIKDLLKNIIHQENELYNLYKLGETFATYENPSLVDHFQWLASEELRHRHTIERFLEGNALERTAIIDYLDVLSLEPYFQDTRAEPKTLENLVLEALIREKHSYELYKKLSEIVEGGLRDIFQMMSQEELRHGYRLKIIFLKL is encoded by the coding sequence ATGAAGATTAAGGATCTATTGAAAAATATAATTCATCAGGAAAATGAACTTTATAACTTGTACAAGCTTGGAGAAACTTTTGCAACCTATGAAAATCCCTCTTTAGTTGACCACTTCCAATGGCTTGCAAGTGAAGAATTAAGGCATAGACATACGATAGAGAGGTTTCTCGAAGGAAATGCTTTAGAGAGAACAGCAATCATAGATTATTTAGATGTATTAAGCCTAGAACCTTATTTTCAAGATACTCGAGCGGAACCAAAAACTCTTGAAAATCTGGTCTTAGAAGCATTAATAAGGGAAAAACATAGTTATGAACTTTACAAGAAGCTTAGTGAGATAGTGGAAGGGGGTTTGAGGGATATATTTCAAATGATGAGCCAAGAAGAACTGAGACATGGTTATAGATTGAAAATTATCTTTTTGAAGCTCTAG
- a CDS encoding cation diffusion facilitator family transporter yields METIYKPLIVSIVGNVVLGIVKIIVGILHSSLALISDGIHSLSDVVTSVIGYLGVKIASKPADQSHPFGHSRFESLFAFFMGVLLFLVAYEIGRDALGRIIERYTIEVNALMIGITIVSIISKEMMTQYSLRIGKKLGNQIVIADAYHHRSDALSSVVVLVGLFLQKFGISYGDSLAGIIVAFFIAKVAFDIVVKNINHLTGVSPPEDIYKRIEEKVMSVKGVKGMHDLRAHYVGPRLHVEVHIEVLPELTLKEAHDISEEVKKRIEEVEEVETAFIHIDIKGVTE; encoded by the coding sequence ATGGAAACAATTTATAAGCCTCTAATAGTGAGCATTGTAGGAAACGTTGTTCTGGGTATTGTGAAGATTATTGTGGGTATCCTTCATTCAAGTTTGGCTTTAATATCAGATGGAATTCATTCTCTCTCAGATGTGGTGACTAGTGTTATAGGATATCTTGGAGTTAAAATTGCTTCAAAACCGGCAGATCAGAGCCATCCATTTGGGCATTCGAGATTTGAGTCTCTTTTTGCATTTTTCATGGGCGTGTTGCTATTCTTGGTGGCCTATGAGATAGGGAGAGACGCTTTGGGAAGAATTATTGAAAGATATACAATTGAGGTAAACGCTCTTATGATTGGGATTACAATAGTTTCCATAATTTCCAAAGAAATGATGACTCAGTATTCTCTGAGAATTGGAAAGAAACTTGGGAATCAGATAGTTATTGCTGATGCATATCACCACCGAAGCGATGCTCTAAGTAGCGTAGTTGTTTTAGTTGGTCTTTTCCTTCAAAAGTTTGGGATTTCTTATGGGGATTCTTTAGCAGGCATTATCGTAGCATTTTTTATTGCAAAAGTTGCTTTCGATATAGTTGTCAAAAATATAAATCACCTAACTGGAGTTTCTCCGCCAGAAGATATTTACAAGAGGATAGAAGAGAAAGTAATGAGTGTTAAGGGAGTTAAAGGAATGCACGATTTAAGGGCACATTATGTAGGTCCAAGATTGCACGTGGAGGTACATATAGAAGTACTGCCAGAACTCACCCTTAAAGAAGCTCATGATATAAGTGAAGAGGTTAAAAAAAGGATTGAAGAAGTAGAAGAAGTTGAGACTGCCTTTATTCATATAGATATTAAAGGTGTAACGGAGTAG